Sequence from the Maribellus comscasis genome:
AAATTAGAATACAACCTTTTATTCCTCCGGCATTTGAAATTTTAGTCCCACTAAAAATTTATAATCTGTTACATAATTATTGCAGAATAATTAAATTAAAATTTGGCCTATATATGTGGGGTAGATTTAATTGTATAACATATAGAAACAAATAAAATCAGATCCAAAATGACGGAGTATATCAGGACTATTTATTTATTGAAGAAATTTATTGCAAATACTTCTACGCCGGAGGAATTGAAAGAAACCGAGCAGTTGATTTCGGAGGGGATTGATGATGCAATCTGGATGGAAGTGCTTACAGAACATGAAAAAAGCTTCTCAACAAGACAAAAGATACCTGCTTCGCCTAAGGCTTCGGAAAGGCTTGAATGGATCAGGGCACAACTTTCAGGTACAGACAGGAACAATCGTAAAAGACATTTACCCTTTCGTTCCATTATCCCATGGGCAGCAACAATAGCTGCTACAGTACTCATTGCAGTCCTGTTTTATCCACAACTTGAACATTTTATGAAAAAAGAAAACCCTGCTGCGGTGATGCAGTTGGCTTCAGCCGGGAATCAATCTCAAATGGTCAACACCCCTGATGGATCGAAAATCTGGGTCAACAATAACAGTACGTTAAAATATCCTTCTGAATTTTCAAGTGAACAAAGGGAAGTATTTTTAGAAGGTGAAGGTTTTTTTAATGTAAAAAAGAACCCGGACAAACCTTTTATTGTGTATGCAGGAGAAATAAAAATAAAAGTATTGGGAACATCATTTGATGTCCAGTCCTATCAGGAAGATGATGAAGTAACCGTTACATTGGCAACCGGCAAGGTCGAAATTGCATTTGGTTCGGGGCAATCCGGTCAAAATGCGGTATTATCGCCGGGGCAG
This genomic interval carries:
- a CDS encoding FecR family protein produces the protein MTEYIRTIYLLKKFIANTSTPEELKETEQLISEGIDDAIWMEVLTEHEKSFSTRQKIPASPKASERLEWIRAQLSGTDRNNRKRHLPFRSIIPWAATIAATVLIAVLFYPQLEHFMKKENPAAVMQLASAGNQSQMVNTPDGSKIWVNNNSTLKYPSEFSSEQREVFLEGEGFFNVKKNPDKPFIVYAGEIKIKVLGTSFDVQSYQEDDEVTVTLATGKVEIAFGSGQSGQNAVLSPGQQLVYNKCSNEFIIKKIDPYASYAWKDGLLVFDQQPLDKITKTLERYYNVSFVFKNEQLANKKVTFRQKNEDITSIMEILSFTAGFSYSVDGKEIIISGKQ